AAAGCATTTGCTATACCATGTGGTACATGGAATTTTCCACCTAATTTATGTGCTAATGAGTGATTAATTCCTAAGAAGGCATTAGCAAAAGCCATACCTGCTATACATGAAGCATTTGCCATTTTTTCTTTAGCTTTAACTGCTTTTGAACCTAAAGCTACTGATTCAGGTAGATATTTCATAACTAACTTCATAGCTTCTAATGAATAAGGTTTAGTATATTCTGTTGCTAAAATTGAAACATATGATTCAATAGCATGCGTAAATACATCTATTCCTGATGCTACAGTTAATCCTTTAGGCATAGTCAACATTAATTCTGGATCATTAATAGCTACATCTGGTGTTAATTCATAGTCAGCTAATGGATATTTTACTCCTGTTTCATCATCAGTAATTACTGAAAATGGTGTAACTTCTGAACCAGTTCCTGCTGAAGTTGCAACAGCTACAAATTTAGCTTTAATACCCATTTTAGGGAATGCAAATATTCTCTTACGTATATCCATAAATCTCATTGCTAAATCTTTAAATCTAATATTAGGATATTCATATAGTACCCACATAATCTTGGCAGCATCCATAGCAGATCCTCCACCAAGTGCAATGATTACATCTGGCTTATACTCTCTCATAGCTTCTGCTCCTGAAATAGTACAACTTAATGTAGGATCTACTCCAACATTAGAAAATATTCTGTAATCTATACCTATTCTTTCAAGAACTTTAGTAATGTGGTTAGTATAACCTAATTCTGCTAAAGTACTATCTGTTACTATAAAGGCTTTTTTATGATTTTCATCTTTTAATTCTTCTATAGCTATAGGTAATGAACCATATTTAAAGTAGATTTTTTCTGGAACTTTGAACCATAACATGTTTTCCCTTCTTTCTGCTACTGTTTTAACATTTAATAGATGCTTAACTCCAACATTTTCTGAAACAGAGTTTCCTCCCCATGAACCACAACCAAGTGTTAATGATGGTTCTAATTTAAAGTTAAATACATCTCCTATTGCTCCAAGTGATGCAGGCATGTTTATAAGGGTTCTTCCTGTTTTCATTTCTCTACCAAATCTATTGATTTTTTCTGTTTCTGCTTCATTAATATACATACAAGAAGTATGTCCAAGTCCACCAAGTTCAATTAATGCCTTAGCTATAGTCATTTGTTCTTCAAATCCCTTAGCCTTATACATAGCTAAGATTGGAGATAATTTTTCATGAGCAAAAGCTTCTTTTCCAGAATAATCTTTTACTTCCCCTATTAATACTCTAATGCTTTCAGGTACTTTTAATCCAGCCATAGTAGCTATAGTGTATGCACTTTGACCAACTATATCTGCATTTAAAGCTCCTTCTTTAAACATTACATCTCTAACTTTTTGAATTTCATCTTTTTTAAGAACATATGCTCCTCTATTTATAAATTCTTTTTTAATTTCATCATATCTTGATTCAGGTAGTATAACAGCTTGTTCTGATGCACAAATAACACCATTATCAAATGTTTTAGATAATAGGATATAATTTGCTGTCATCTTAACATCAGCACTTTCATCTATAATTACTGGAGTATTTCCTGCTCCAACCCCTATAGCAGGTGTTCCTGAAGAGTAAGCACTCTTAACCATTCCAGGTCCTCCTGTAGCGAGTATTAAATCAACATTTGCCATTAATTCTCTCGATAATTCCATACTTGGTTCATCTATCCAAGATATGATATTATCAGGAGCACCATATTTTTTAGCAACTTCTAATGCAAGTTTTGCTGCATATATAGTTGAATTTTTTGCTCTTGGGTGTGGAGATATAATAATCGCATTTCTTGTTTTTAATGCAA
The genomic region above belongs to Streptobacillus moniliformis DSM 12112 and contains:
- the adhE gene encoding bifunctional acetaldehyde-CoA/alcohol dehydrogenase, with the protein product MVVKDIKSLKEMMKNVREAQEKYASFTQEQVDKIFRKVAQTINDQRIILATMAVEETGMGLIEDKVIKNHFASEYIYNKYKDEKTCGILEEDKSYGIKKIATPIGVIAGVIPTTNPTSTAIFKILLALKTRNAIIISPHPRAKNSTIYAAKLALEVAKKYGAPDNIISWIDEPSMELSRELMANVDLILATGGPGMVKSAYSSGTPAIGVGAGNTPVIIDESADVKMTANYILLSKTFDNGVICASEQAVILPESRYDEIKKEFINRGAYVLKKDEIQKVRDVMFKEGALNADIVGQSAYTIATMAGLKVPESIRVLIGEVKDYSGKEAFAHEKLSPILAMYKAKGFEEQMTIAKALIELGGLGHTSCMYINEAETEKINRFGREMKTGRTLINMPASLGAIGDVFNFKLEPSLTLGCGSWGGNSVSENVGVKHLLNVKTVAERRENMLWFKVPEKIYFKYGSLPIAIEELKDENHKKAFIVTDSTLAELGYTNHITKVLERIGIDYRIFSNVGVDPTLSCTISGAEAMREYKPDVIIALGGGSAMDAAKIMWVLYEYPNIRFKDLAMRFMDIRKRIFAFPKMGIKAKFVAVATSAGTGSEVTPFSVITDDETGVKYPLADYELTPDVAINDPELMLTMPKGLTVASGIDVFTHAIESYVSILATEYTKPYSLEAMKLVMKYLPESVALGSKAVKAKEKMANASCIAGMAFANAFLGINHSLAHKLGGKFHVPHGIANALVLGEVIRFNAEEAPTKMGVFPQYRYPDAVNRYAKVADFLGLSKEGQTKEEKVEALIEGIEELKEKIGIPKTIKDWGIPEKDFLEAVDELSVDAFDDQCTPANPRYPLISELKEIYLKSYYGREEYSKMKNFK